A window of Mucilaginibacter sp. PAMC 26640 contains these coding sequences:
- a CDS encoding multidrug transporter, with protein MTPAQQQRVSTVLAFSLLPLSGFATDIYIPSLPAMGSALHISNVQVQLTLTLFLISYGVSQLFIGSVLDSYGRYKFSLISLVVFGFSCLAVALSHDIYLICLMRILQGITVAMIVVAKRAYFLDVYEGDRLKHYLSMFTIIWSAGPIVAPFIGGYLEHLFGWQSNFYFLALLAFVIAVLEYFYSGETLKNPVTFNLKNIGGIYMTMIRTTGFTLGILMLSFAYAMVMIYNMTGPFIIEHQLMLTPVIAGYCSLLLGFAWMIGGFIGRALIKKPFYGKMLVNIGLQLLFVVVMIASLIFQQSLASLLIFAFLIHVGAGFTYNNYFTYCLSRFPQYAAISGGMTGGVVYILVSFFSYGIVNILPPKDEAHLSHSYFILIVLSAVVMSVIFALYYRDRSKTQAA; from the coding sequence ATGACACCAGCACAACAGCAACGGGTATCTACCGTACTCGCTTTTTCTCTTCTACCTTTATCAGGTTTCGCTACCGATATTTATATTCCTAGCCTGCCTGCTATGGGCTCCGCCCTGCATATCAGTAATGTACAAGTGCAGTTAACGCTGACCCTGTTCCTTATCAGTTATGGTGTATCGCAGCTTTTTATTGGCAGTGTGCTGGATAGTTACGGACGGTATAAATTCAGCCTGATTTCCCTGGTTGTTTTCGGTTTTTCATGCCTCGCCGTTGCGCTTAGCCATGATATTTATCTCATCTGCTTAATGCGCATACTCCAGGGCATCACCGTTGCAATGATCGTTGTAGCCAAACGCGCCTATTTTTTAGATGTTTACGAAGGCGACCGGCTTAAACATTACCTCAGTATGTTTACCATCATCTGGTCGGCCGGGCCTATTGTTGCGCCGTTCATTGGCGGATACCTCGAACATCTTTTCGGCTGGCAGTCCAATTTTTACTTCCTGGCGCTGCTGGCTTTCGTAATTGCTGTTCTGGAGTACTTTTACAGCGGTGAAACGTTAAAAAATCCAGTGACATTTAATCTAAAGAATATTGGCGGCATTTACATGACGATGATCCGAACTACGGGCTTTACACTAGGCATACTTATGCTGAGCTTCGCATATGCCATGGTGATGATCTATAACATGACCGGGCCATTCATTATCGAGCATCAGCTGATGCTGACTCCTGTTATTGCCGGCTACTGCTCCCTATTGCTTGGCTTTGCGTGGATGATTGGCGGGTTCATTGGCAGGGCTCTCATCAAAAAGCCATTTTACGGTAAAATGCTGGTCAACATTGGCCTGCAGCTCCTCTTCGTAGTAGTAATGATAGCAAGTTTAATATTCCAGCAAAGCCTGGCTTCTTTGCTCATATTCGCATTTCTTATCCATGTTGGCGCAGGGTTTACTTATAACAATTATTTCACTTATTGCCTCAGCAGGTTTCCACAATATGCGGCCATCTCCGGTGGGATGACCGGCGGTGTGGTTTATATCCTGGTATCGTTCTTCAGTTATGGCATCGTCAATATTTTGCCACCTAAAGATGAAGCGCATTTAAGCCATAGTTACTTTATCCTCATTGTTTTATCTGCGGTGGTTATGTCGGTTATATTTGCGCTGTACTACCGTGACCGCAGTAAAACTCAAGCTGCCTAA
- a CDS encoding peptide-methionine (S)-S-oxide reductase (this stereospecific enzymes reduces the S isomer of methionine sulfoxide while MsrB reduces the R form; provides protection against oxidative stress): MSTEKAILAGGCFWGVEELFRTYPGVISTVVGYTGGDVKNATYRNHGSHAEGIEIVFDPEKLSYRQLLQYFFMIHNPTTRNRQGNDVGTSYRSAIFFENDEQRETAEALIAEMDASGIWPGKIVTEVVPAGDFWNAEEDHQDYLQKNPYGYTCHFERPEWHLG, translated from the coding sequence ATGAGTACAGAAAAAGCCATTTTGGCCGGCGGATGTTTTTGGGGAGTGGAAGAACTTTTCAGAACCTATCCGGGTGTTATATCAACCGTTGTTGGCTATACAGGCGGCGACGTTAAAAATGCGACGTACAGAAATCACGGCTCCCATGCTGAAGGGATTGAGATCGTTTTTGATCCTGAAAAATTGTCATATCGCCAATTGTTGCAGTATTTTTTCATGATCCATAACCCAACAACCCGCAACAGGCAGGGTAATGACGTTGGAACATCGTACCGCTCAGCTATCTTTTTTGAGAATGACGAACAGCGAGAAACTGCTGAGGCACTGATAGCCGAAATGGATGCTTCTGGTATCTGGCCCGGCAAAATAGTAACCGAGGTGGTACCCGCTGGCGATTTTTGGAATGCGGAAGAAGATCATCAGGATTATCTTCAGAAAAACCCATATGGGTACACATGCCATTTTGAAAGGCCGGAGTGGCATTTGGGCTAA
- a CDS encoding GNAT family acetyltransferase: MDNPGTFILKTFEDLSVHELYQVLRLRSEIFVIEQQCIYLDADNKDQKCHHLLFFDDGRLAAYTRLVPAGVSFVEISIGRVVVGADFRGKGLARKLMEESIKQAYRVFGTQPIRIGAQFYLKEFYASLGFEQQTEVYLEDDIEHIDMLLPVTA, translated from the coding sequence ATGGACAACCCCGGCACATTTATTCTCAAAACTTTTGAAGACTTAAGCGTACATGAACTTTATCAGGTTCTGCGGCTGAGGAGTGAGATCTTTGTGATAGAGCAGCAATGTATTTATTTGGATGCCGATAACAAGGATCAAAAATGCCACCATTTGCTATTTTTCGATGACGGCAGATTGGCTGCTTACACCAGGTTGGTGCCTGCCGGCGTATCATTTGTTGAAATCTCCATTGGCCGGGTAGTGGTTGGCGCTGATTTTCGCGGCAAAGGGCTGGCCCGCAAACTGATGGAGGAATCTATTAAACAGGCTTACCGGGTGTTTGGAACCCAACCCATCCGGATCGGAGCGCAGTTCTATTTAAAAGAATTTTATGCTTCGCTTGGGTTTGAACAGCAAACAGAAGTTTACCTGGAAGATGATATTGAGCATATTGATATGCTGTTGCCTGTAACAGCTTAG
- a CDS encoding metallophosphoesterase, with protein MSDTKHTGPVFKLHQPDDSAKFQPMPAATGEYPYHLKLSAVKAATQQNKMVFQMLGDSGSVRDLSFLHKVAAEMTEQFTQTQNLADRPQFLYHLGDIVYNHGEASEYHSQFFEPFSQYPAPIFAIAGNHDADVNPDSTAPYKSLDAFNTVFCDSAPRMVAFSKNAARKSMIQPNVYWVLETPLATIIGLYSNVPKFGIVTNEQHLWFVDQLKLADAQRPGKAIIVCMHHAPYSADINHGSSIPMITFLQEAFTESGVTPDIVLSGHVHNYQRFSKVYANGGEVTFVVAGAGGYDELHSIARIDDDMFTGDNQLFDEVKLQGYCDDRHGFLTLSLEKTSESFTLKGEFFALHYAGTAKQELNSSMADSFTIGLK; from the coding sequence TTGAGCGATACCAAACATACAGGCCCCGTATTTAAACTGCACCAACCGGATGACAGCGCTAAGTTTCAGCCCATGCCTGCTGCTACAGGCGAATATCCATACCACCTTAAGCTTTCAGCTGTAAAGGCTGCTACACAGCAAAATAAGATGGTGTTTCAGATGCTGGGTGATAGCGGCAGCGTTCGCGATCTTTCTTTTTTGCATAAAGTTGCAGCCGAAATGACGGAGCAGTTTACCCAAACCCAAAATTTAGCCGACCGGCCACAGTTTTTATATCACCTTGGCGATATTGTATATAACCATGGCGAGGCGAGCGAATACCACAGCCAGTTTTTTGAACCCTTTAGCCAATATCCTGCACCTATATTTGCGATTGCAGGTAACCATGATGCTGATGTGAACCCGGATAGCACCGCACCATACAAAAGCCTGGATGCATTCAACACGGTTTTTTGCGATAGTGCCCCCCGTATGGTAGCGTTCAGCAAAAATGCCGCCCGTAAAAGCATGATACAGCCTAATGTTTACTGGGTATTGGAAACGCCACTGGCAACTATCATAGGGCTTTATAGCAATGTGCCCAAATTTGGCATTGTAACTAACGAACAACATTTATGGTTTGTTGACCAACTAAAGTTGGCCGATGCGCAGCGCCCGGGAAAGGCCATAATAGTATGCATGCACCATGCTCCTTATTCGGCAGATATTAACCATGGCAGCAGTATCCCTATGATAACTTTTTTACAGGAAGCATTCACGGAAAGTGGGGTAACACCAGATATCGTTTTAAGCGGTCATGTGCATAATTATCAGCGTTTTAGCAAGGTGTATGCAAATGGCGGGGAGGTTACTTTTGTAGTAGCCGGAGCCGGCGGATATGACGAACTCCATTCGATCGCACGTATTGATGACGACATGTTTACAGGAGATAATCAATTATTTGATGAAGTGAAGCTGCAGGGTTATTGTGATGACCGACATGGTTTCCTTACACTATCGCTCGAAAAAACAAGTGAATCTTTTACATTGAAGGGCGAGTTTTTTGCTTTGCATTATGCGGGTACAGCGAAGCAGGAATTGAATAGCAGTATGGCGGACAGCTTTACTATTGGGTTAAAATAA
- a CDS encoding methyltransferase: MGEYQEHSFFSEHARPFWQYVQATMLSLLQKDKNRCILDLGCGNGYLVNFLISQGYNAYGIDASQTGIGIANQVNPGRFFIQDLDDNQLPAEIRAQPFDTIVSTEVIEHIYNPFIFMALCKEVLTKNGGGDIILTTPYHGYLKNLVLSIFDKWDKHTNAVAVGGHIKFWSKASLSKLLTQSGFTVTNFAGCGRMPYMWKSMVMKAKLNV, from the coding sequence ATGGGCGAATACCAAGAACATAGTTTTTTTAGCGAACACGCACGCCCTTTCTGGCAATACGTACAGGCGACTATGCTCTCGTTGCTTCAAAAAGATAAAAATCGTTGCATCCTTGATCTTGGTTGCGGAAATGGCTACCTGGTTAACTTCCTAATCTCGCAAGGTTACAATGCTTATGGTATCGACGCGTCACAAACTGGTATCGGCATTGCTAACCAGGTAAACCCCGGCCGGTTTTTTATCCAGGATCTGGATGACAATCAGCTGCCTGCGGAGATTCGCGCTCAGCCCTTTGATACAATCGTTTCCACTGAGGTAATAGAACATATCTACAACCCCTTTATTTTTATGGCTCTTTGCAAAGAAGTGCTTACTAAAAATGGTGGCGGCGATATCATTTTAACCACGCCTTATCATGGCTACTTAAAAAACCTGGTTTTAAGTATTTTTGATAAGTGGGATAAACATACAAATGCTGTGGCGGTTGGCGGGCATATAAAATTCTGGTCAAAAGCCTCGTTAAGCAAGTTACTCACCCAAAGCGGCTTTACAGTAACTAATTTCGCAGGTTGCGGCCGCATGCCCTACATGTGGAAATCAATGGTGATGAAAGCTAAATTAAACGTTTAG
- a CDS encoding AraC family transcriptional regulator has protein sequence MQPRITHLTEKYVIGKSFSTSYIDNKTFTLWQSFMPAKKQIPNCLGSELFSIEVYPPAYFDVFDPVKEFKKWAAVEVMDLINIPPQMEAMTLPVGLYAVFIHFGLAINGPETYRAIFEGWLPKSGYGIDQRPHFAIMGNKYLPNSTDSEEEIWIPIKLK, from the coding sequence ATGCAGCCACGAATAACCCATCTTACAGAAAAGTACGTTATTGGCAAAAGTTTCAGTACCAGTTATATAGATAATAAAACCTTTACACTATGGCAAAGCTTTATGCCTGCGAAAAAACAAATACCAAATTGCTTAGGTTCAGAACTATTTTCAATAGAAGTTTACCCGCCGGCGTATTTTGATGTTTTCGACCCTGTAAAAGAATTTAAAAAATGGGCAGCGGTTGAAGTGATGGACCTCATTAACATCCCGCCCCAAATGGAGGCAATGACTTTACCAGTGGGTCTATACGCAGTTTTCATACACTTCGGACTCGCGATTAACGGACCTGAAACTTACCGTGCTATTTTCGAAGGCTGGCTGCCAAAATCTGGTTATGGTATAGATCAAAGACCGCATTTTGCGATCATGGGCAATAAATACCTGCCAAATTCTACCGATTCTGAAGAAGAGATCTGGATCCCAATTAAGTTGAAATAG
- a CDS encoding histidinol-phosphatase, translated as MVLLNIVGCFNAVAQQKSAHVNPWTAKPIKAIPPVPDLAKGVWLKGELHMHSRHSTESSNNSIKKILDFSQSVGMDYICITDHDNHVQGDVAHNTWTDPEFKSDSVLLLYGAEWTTTRGHGNVFSAKPYDHQQLYDVRDQRDLEIGKVKKALGIHLSANHPSGKDNFGYSYDLVNSIEVWNSAIWSKNANAIMIWDDMLSSGRKVTGRGGSDAHHGTPDSPDKATSNTYQRNANYVGTPTTWVFAAARKSQAVVDALSNGRVSVSANPFGPRIEFYADINQDGNMDMMMGDNTLSTGKPVNFRIQLGGTTIPDGVYTVKVIKNGGPFKTLTAKGKIPAAEFEDTPEATGRTYYRVVVEGPQTAYPQVPGSMALSGNMVGLSNPIYFNFDPNF; from the coding sequence TTGGTATTGCTGAATATCGTGGGATGTTTTAATGCGGTGGCTCAGCAGAAATCTGCGCACGTAAATCCCTGGACGGCAAAACCAATTAAAGCTATCCCGCCGGTACCCGACCTTGCGAAGGGGGTCTGGCTGAAAGGTGAATTACATATGCACTCACGCCATAGTACCGAATCTTCAAATAATTCTATTAAAAAGATCCTTGATTTTTCGCAGTCGGTAGGGATGGACTATATCTGCATAACCGATCATGATAACCACGTACAAGGCGACGTAGCACACAATACCTGGACCGATCCTGAATTTAAGTCAGATTCGGTGCTATTGCTTTACGGTGCGGAATGGACAACTACCCGCGGCCATGGCAATGTGTTTTCTGCGAAACCATATGATCATCAGCAATTGTACGATGTGCGCGATCAGCGTGATTTGGAAATTGGAAAAGTGAAAAAAGCGCTGGGCATACACTTATCGGCCAATCATCCAAGCGGTAAAGATAATTTTGGCTATTCTTATGACCTGGTGAACTCCATAGAAGTTTGGAACTCCGCTATATGGAGTAAAAACGCCAACGCTATTATGATCTGGGATGATATGTTGTCCTCGGGTCGAAAGGTAACCGGCAGGGGCGGCAGCGATGCTCATCACGGTACACCAGATTCGCCGGACAAGGCAACCTCCAATACCTACCAGCGTAATGCTAACTATGTAGGTACACCAACCACCTGGGTATTTGCTGCGGCGCGCAAATCGCAGGCAGTGGTTGATGCTTTAAGTAATGGCAGGGTATCGGTAAGTGCCAATCCGTTTGGACCAAGGATAGAATTTTACGCTGATATTAACCAAGACGGTAACATGGATATGATGATGGGCGATAATACTTTATCAACAGGTAAGCCTGTAAACTTCCGCATCCAGCTAGGCGGCACCACGATACCGGATGGCGTTTACACGGTTAAGGTGATTAAAAATGGCGGTCCTTTTAAAACGCTGACTGCAAAAGGAAAAATACCTGCTGCTGAATTTGAAGATACACCTGAAGCAACTGGCCGCACTTATTACCGCGTGGTAGTAGAGGGGCCGCAAACCGCTTATCCGCAAGTCCCGGGGTCTATGGCATTAAGCGGAAATATGGTAGGGTTATCAAATCCAATCTATTTTAATTTCGATCCGAACTTTTAG